A window of the Chloroflexus sp. Y-396-1 genome harbors these coding sequences:
- a CDS encoding aminotransferase class V-fold PLP-dependent enzyme — protein sequence MHATTCKLPLPEIADQFLLRRDMTFLNHGSFGACPRPVFAIYQQWQRTLEAQPVEFLGRCLSERLRQARNSLAAFVGAPADDLVFVPNVTYALNIVARSITLQPGDEVLGITHEYGAIERTWRYVCHQRGATYINQPVALPVTTPEQLIEQIWHGVTSRTRVILLSHITSPTAIIMPVAEVCRRARAAGIISVIDGAHAPGQIDLNLQALGADFYAGNCHKWLCAPRGAGFLYVRPEHQAALEPLVVSWGWQPPTPLSGSFLAYPEGRPLQAYYEWMGTDDPSAFLSVPAAIEFQHRYRWADVRRACHELLYTASQQILALTGTAPLTPDDEHWWMQMRSLPLPPCDPALVQARLWHEWRVEVPCFTWQEQPLIRISIQGYNAPTDIDRLLTGLQAVLNTL from the coding sequence ATGCACGCCACAACCTGCAAACTACCCCTCCCCGAAATAGCCGACCAGTTTCTGCTGCGGCGCGATATGACCTTTCTTAATCACGGTAGCTTCGGGGCGTGTCCTCGTCCGGTTTTTGCTATCTACCAGCAATGGCAACGTACTCTTGAAGCACAACCGGTTGAATTTCTTGGCCGATGCCTGTCTGAACGCCTGCGTCAGGCCCGCAACAGCCTGGCCGCTTTCGTCGGCGCACCGGCAGATGATCTCGTCTTTGTGCCAAATGTGACCTATGCCCTCAATATCGTTGCTCGTTCGATCACCTTACAACCGGGTGATGAGGTTTTGGGTATTACTCACGAATACGGTGCAATTGAACGTACCTGGCGTTACGTCTGTCACCAACGGGGAGCAACGTATATTAATCAGCCAGTAGCATTACCGGTAACGACACCTGAACAGCTTATCGAACAAATTTGGCATGGCGTCACTTCCCGCACACGAGTGATCTTGCTCAGCCACATCACATCGCCGACGGCCATCATTATGCCGGTGGCAGAAGTATGTCGGCGGGCACGTGCAGCCGGGATCATCAGTGTGATCGACGGTGCCCACGCACCCGGCCAGATCGACCTGAACCTGCAAGCATTAGGAGCTGATTTCTACGCCGGGAATTGTCACAAATGGCTGTGCGCACCAAGAGGGGCCGGATTCCTATACGTGCGCCCTGAACACCAGGCCGCTCTCGAACCGCTTGTGGTGAGCTGGGGCTGGCAACCACCAACACCATTGTCAGGCAGCTTTCTGGCCTATCCAGAAGGACGCCCGTTACAGGCCTACTACGAGTGGATGGGAACCGATGATCCATCAGCATTTCTTAGCGTACCGGCGGCCATCGAGTTCCAGCACCGTTACCGCTGGGCCGATGTGCGGCGCGCTTGTCACGAATTGCTGTACACTGCATCACAACAGATACTGGCCTTGACGGGTACAGCACCGCTAACCCCAGACGATGAACACTGGTGGATGCAGATGCGGTCATTACCGCTACCACCCTGTGATCCGGCACTGGTTCAGGCCCGGCTTTGGCATGAATGGCGTGTCGAAGTCCCATGCTTTACCTGGCAAGAGCAACCGTTGATCCGAATTTCGATTCAGGGATACAATGCTCCAACTGACATTGATCGTCTATTGACCGGCTTGCAAGCAGTGCTGAATACACTATGA
- a CDS encoding ABC transporter ATP-binding protein — MINIEHVSYTYPGATRPILRDLSFQIDQGEFLLVCGASGVGKSTLLRLLNGLVPHFYGGHFRGRVEVWGRHTLHYQPRDLADLVGFVVQDPESQFVVERVEDEIVFAMENLGVPAAIMRRRVEEVLDQLAIAHLRHRHVATLSGGEQQRVAIAAALASQPRVLVLDEPTSQLDPHGAEEVLTALQKLNTDLGITIVLCEHRLERVVQYADRVLYLAPDGTIDLGSPREVLARIDLRPPLQHLGAVLGWHPLPLTIKEGRRFVPADLPATSPVVSPSPLVSSAPLARLHNVTVRYHQHEALYRVNLELPRGQLIALMGRNGSGKSTLLKTLIGLVRPVEGRVELAGQDIAPLAVEELAQRVAYVPQDPRSILFHDTLGEEIAFSLRGRKLRPSPSAIRDALSRFGIAHLIEHYPRNLSGGEAQRAALAAGLVGNPHLILLDEPTRGLDYQAKRSLVTTLRTLCNEGRTVLMATHDVELAAACADWVVLLSEGEIVVEGPTTELLGNSLIFSSQIAKLFPGQGWLTVPQALTGLGRAPD, encoded by the coding sequence ATGATCAACATCGAACATGTGAGCTATACCTATCCTGGCGCAACTAGGCCCATCCTCCGCGATCTGAGTTTTCAGATTGATCAAGGTGAGTTCCTGCTCGTTTGCGGCGCAAGTGGTGTCGGCAAAAGTACCCTGCTCCGCCTATTGAATGGTCTGGTTCCCCATTTCTACGGTGGGCATTTCCGTGGACGAGTAGAAGTCTGGGGGCGTCATACATTGCACTATCAACCACGCGATTTGGCCGATCTCGTCGGGTTTGTTGTGCAAGACCCTGAAAGTCAGTTTGTCGTTGAACGAGTAGAAGACGAAATCGTCTTTGCGATGGAGAATCTAGGAGTACCGGCGGCCATTATGCGGCGGCGCGTGGAAGAAGTTCTTGATCAACTGGCAATCGCCCATCTGCGTCACCGCCACGTCGCAACGCTGAGCGGTGGCGAACAACAGCGTGTGGCAATTGCCGCTGCTTTAGCTTCCCAACCACGAGTGCTCGTCCTCGATGAACCAACCAGTCAACTCGATCCCCACGGTGCCGAAGAGGTCTTAACTGCTCTCCAAAAACTCAACACCGATCTCGGTATTACCATCGTCCTCTGCGAACATCGGCTGGAACGAGTGGTACAGTATGCCGACCGTGTGCTCTATCTGGCGCCAGATGGAACGATCGATCTCGGATCTCCGCGCGAGGTATTGGCTCGAATCGATCTGCGACCTCCGCTTCAACATCTTGGGGCAGTATTGGGATGGCATCCGTTGCCACTGACCATTAAAGAGGGACGACGATTTGTTCCTGCCGATTTACCGGCAACATCACCTGTAGTATCGCCGTCACCACTTGTCTCATCTGCACCCCTGGCGCGTTTGCATAACGTTACCGTGCGCTACCACCAGCATGAAGCACTCTATCGAGTCAATCTGGAACTACCACGTGGTCAGCTTATTGCCCTGATGGGACGCAACGGGAGCGGAAAAAGTACCCTTCTCAAAACCCTTATTGGTCTGGTCCGACCGGTTGAAGGGCGAGTCGAGTTAGCAGGGCAAGACATTGCTCCGCTGGCAGTGGAAGAACTGGCCCAGCGTGTCGCCTACGTGCCACAAGACCCGCGGAGCATCCTGTTCCACGATACACTGGGTGAAGAGATCGCATTCAGTTTACGGGGCCGCAAGCTCCGTCCTTCACCGTCGGCAATTCGCGACGCGCTGTCCCGCTTCGGCATTGCGCACCTGATCGAACACTACCCACGCAATCTCAGTGGCGGCGAAGCACAACGGGCGGCGCTAGCGGCCGGCCTGGTCGGCAACCCCCACCTCATTCTCCTCGATGAGCCAACCCGTGGTCTTGATTACCAGGCCAAACGCAGTCTGGTCACCACCCTGCGCACGCTATGTAATGAAGGTCGCACTGTCTTGATGGCAACCCACGATGTGGAGTTAGCTGCCGCTTGCGCCGATTGGGTCGTCTTGTTGAGTGAAGGCGAGATTGTTGTAGAAGGCCCAACCACCGAATTACTCGGCAACAGCCTGATCTTCTCATCACAGATCGCTAAGCTGTTTCCCGGCCAAGGCTGGCTAACCGTCCCGCAGGCCCTTACCGGTCTAGGACGCGCACCTGATTGA